A region of the Streptomyces sp. NBC_00442 genome:
GGAGGCGCCGCCGGAGCTGCTCGCGGCCGCCCTCGGCTCGTTGCGGATCTTCGCCGGGTACTCGGGCTGGGGGCCGGGCCAGCTGGAGGACGAGCTCTCGGAGGGGGCCTGGTACGTGGTCGAGTCGGAGCCGGGCGACGTGTCGTCCCCGGAACCGGAGAACCTGTGGCGGGCGGTGCTGCGCCGCCAGCGCAACGAGCTCGCGATGGTGGCGACCTATCCGGACGATCCCTCGCTCAACTGACACCGGGACCGGCACTCGGGCCGCCCGGACCGGCACCCGGACCCATGCCCGGACCGACGCCCGGACCGGCACCCGGTGACACCCCTCCACTCAATCCGGTTGCCTTCAGTACCCTTGGTGGTTATGAGCACTCTTGAGCCCGAGCGCGGGGCAGGTACGGGGACCCTCGTAGAGCCGACACCCCAGGTGTCGAACGGCGACGGCGACCACGAGCGCTTCGCCCACTACGTCCAGAAGGACAAGATCATGGCGAGCGCGCTCGACGGCACGCCCGTCGTCGCGCTCTGCGGCAAGGTCTGGGTGCCGGGGCGCGACCCGAAGAAGTACCCGGTCTGCCCGATGTGCAAGGAGATCTACGAGTCCATGAGCGCCGGCGGGGACAAGGACAAGGGCGGCAAGGACAAGAAGTAGCGAAGCAGCGAAGCGGCGAAGTAACGGAGTAGCAGGGAGCGACGTAGCAGGAAGCTCCTGCCGCCTCCACTTCAACGGCCCCCGGGGTGTGCGTGACGCACACCCCGGGGGCCGTTTTGCGTCGGTCGGCGGCTACGGGTTGTCCAGACCTCTTGCCGCGAGCTTTGCCTCCGCCATAACCTCCTCCCTGTTGTGCAGTATGCGAAACGCTCGTTGCGTATGTTGCAACGCCATGGGGAGGATTTCTGCCGTGAAGCTGCCCGAGACGTCCAAGCTGTCCGCCCGAACCGCCTTTCCACTGGCGGCCCTTGCCCTCGTCGCGCTCGCCGCGTGCGCCCCGCAGACGTCCGGCGACGGAGCGAAGGGGGACGACAAGAACGGCACCCTGCGGGTCTGGCTCTTCCAGGAGGTGAGCAACGGCCCCAAGCAGAAGGTGGTGGACAGGGCCGTGGCCGCCTTCGAGCAGGCCCACCACGGCGCCGACGTGCAGGTGGAGTACATACCCGTCGACACCCGGGCCCAGCGGATCAAGGCCGCCTTCAACGACCCCGGCTCCGCGCCCGACCTGATCGAGTACGGCAACACCGATACGGCCGGCTACGTGAAGGACGGCGGACTCGCCGACGTCAGCGCCGAGTTCGCGGCGTGGAGCGAGGCGAAGGACACCGACCCGACGGCGAAGCAGTCCGTCACGGTCGGCGGAAAGGTCTACGGCGCCCCGCTGTTCGTCGGCGTCCGAGCGCTGTACTACCGCACCGACGTCCTCAAGGACCTCGGCATCGCCGTGCCGAAGACCCAGGACGAACTGATCGCGACCGCCAAGAAGATCCACCGGGCCCAACCCGGCCTGTACGGACTCGCGGTGGGCGGTGCCTACACATACGGGGCGCTGCCGTTCCTCTGGGCCAACGGCGGCGAACTGGCCACCGAGAACGGCGGGAAATACACCTCCGCCCTCGACGGCGACGCCGCCCGCAAGGGCATCGCCGCCTACACCTCGCTCTTCGGCGACGACAACTGCCCCGCCGCCAAGTGCGCCCAGATGGGCGGCAACGCCACCGTCACCGCCTTCGCGAACGGCAAAGCGGCCATGGCGATCGGCGGGGACTTCAACCACGCAGCCGTCGAGGCCGGCACGGTCAAGGGCAAGTACGCCGTCGTGCCGCTGCCGGGCCTCGCGCCGGGCTCCGTCGCCCCGGCCTTCGCCGGCGGCAACAACATCGGTGTACTGAAGAGCAGTTCGCACCGCACGCTCGCCGTCGCCCTCATGGAGCAGCTCACCGGTAAGGCGACCCAGCGCGAGATGTTCGACGCGATGGGCTTCCTGCCGACCTACACCGACGTACGGGCCGATGTCGCGAAGAAGCAGCCGTTCGTCGAGCCCTTCGTCCGCACGCTCGCCGCGGGCGCCAAGTTCGTTCCCGCGTCGCCCGGTTGGGGCCAGATCGACTCCTCGCTCGTCCTGCCCACGATGTTCCAGGAGGTCGTCAGCGGAAAGAAGGACGTGGCCACGGCGTCGTCGGACGCGGCGAAGAAGATGAACGAGGCGTTCGGAGCGGCGGGTTGAGCCCCTTGACGGCCGAGCGCGGCGCGGCCGCACGGACGACGGCGGCGCCGAAGCCACCGTCCCGACGTCCGCGCGGCGGAGCGCGCGGCCGCGCGCTCCGGGGGGCGGGCTGGACGCCGTGGCTCTACCTGGCCCCCGCCCTCGCCGTCCTCGGCGCGCTGCTCGTCTACCCGGTCTGTCAACTCGGCCTGATCTCCTTCCTGCAGTACACCCAGGCCCAGGTCAGCGGCGGCGAGCCGACCCGTTTCCAGGGCCTGGACAACTACGCCACGCTGTTCTCGGACAGCCAGTTCTGGTCGGTTCTGCTCGCCACCCTCGTCTTCGCGGCGGCCTGCGTCCTGAGCACCCTCGCGATCGGCTGCGCGCTCGCCGTCCTCCTGACACGCGTACGGGCCCTGCCGCGGCTCGCGCTGATGCTGGCCGCGCTGGGGGCGTGGGCGACCCCCGCGATCACCGGCTCGACGGTCTGGATGTTCCTCTTCGACCCCGACTTCGGCCCCGTGAACCGGGTGCTGGGCCTCGGGGACCACTCCTGGACGTACGGCCGCTACAGCGCGTTCCTGCTCGTTCTGCTCGAAGTGGTGTGGTGTTCGTTCCCGTTCGTGATGATCACGGTGTACGCCGGGATCCGGGCCATTCCGGGCGAGGTGCTCGAAGCGGCCGCCCTCGACGGCGCATCGCAGTGGCGGATCTGGCGGTCCGTCATGGCGCCGATGCTCCGCCCGATCCTCACGGTCGTCACGATCCAGTCCGTCATCTGGGACTTCAAGGTGTTCACACAGATCTACGTCATGACCAACGGCGGCGGCATCGCGGGCCAGAACCTGGTCCTCAACGTGTACGCCTACCAAAAGGCGTTCGCCTCCTCGCAGTACAGCCTCGGCTCGGCGATCGGCGTCGTGATGCTGCTGATCCTGCTGGGGGCGACGCTGATCTATCTGCGGTTGCTGCGGCGGGAGCGGGACGGGGAGGAACTGTGAGGTGGCGTAGCGGTGTTGGCGAGCCGGGGGGTGAGGGTTCGGCTACGGCTACGGCTACGGCTTCGGCTTCGGCTTCGGCTTCGGTTACGGCTATGGGTTCAGGTACGGCTACGGCTTCGGCGCTGGCTGCCTGGAGACGCCGGCCCGGACGGCTGGTTGCCGAAGGGGTCGCGGTCCTCGTGGCCGTGGTGGTCGCCTTCCCCCTGTACTGGATGGTCCTTTCCGCCTTCAAGCCGGCGGGAGAGGTGCAGTCGGCGCACCCCAGGCCCTGGACCCTCTCCCCCTCCCTCGACTCCTTCCGGCGGGTCTTCACCCAGGAGGACTTCGGGCGGTACTTCCTCAACAGCCTCGTCGTGGCGGGCAGTGTCGTCGTCCTCTCCGCGCTGATCGCCTTCCTGGCGGCGACGGCGGTGACACGCTTCCGGTTCAGGTTCCGCACCACGCTGCTGATCATGTTCCTGGTGGCGCAGATGGTGCCGGTCGAGGCACTGACGATCCCGCTGTTCTTCCTGATGCGAGACATGGGACAGCTCAACACGCTGGGCTCGCTGATCCTGCCGCACCTCGCGTTCTCGTTGCCCTTCGCGATCTGGATGCTGCGGGGGTTCGTGAAGGGGGTGCCGGTCGCGCTGGAGGAAGCGGCGGCGCTCGACGGGGCGAGCCGTACGAGGTTTCTGTGGCAGATCCTGTTTCCACTGGTCTTCCCGGGGCTGGTGGCGACCAGCGTCTTCTCCTTCATCTCCGCGTGGAACGATTTCCTGTTCGCGAAGTCGTTCATCATCAGCGACACGTCGCAGTCGACGCTGCCGATGGCCCTGCTGGTCTTCTTCAAGCCGGACGAGAACGACTGGGGCGGGATCATGGCGGGGTCGACGGTGATGACGGTGCCGGTGCTGGTGCTCTTTGTCGTGGTGCAGCGGAGGTTGGTTTTGGGGGTGGGCGGTGCGGTCAAGTGAGCGCGGCTCGTTGCCCGGGGTCGCCTGTCCCCAACTCCCTGGGGCTGCGCCCCGGACCCCGGGGGGTTTTCCCACCCTCCCGCCCGTGCGGCAACTCCGAAGGGTGCGGCCCCCTGGGGCTCCGCCCCGGACCCCCCGAGGGGCTCCGCCCCTCCAACCCCGGCGGGGGCTCCGCCCCCTGCACCCCCGTTCGCGCCTAAAGGGCGCTCGTCCTCAAACGCCGGACAGGCTGAGGACGCCTCCACCGAGCCCCGCCAAGGGCGCGGGGAACCGCACGAGAAGCAAGCACGGCCCGCACACGACAACCGGCCGTTCAAGGGGCGCGGGGAACTGCGCGCCCAGCCGTCCACGGCCCGCACACGACAACCGGCCGTTCAAGGGGCGCGGGGAACTGCGCGACCAGCCGTCCACGGCCTGCGGCCGAAAGCGGGTTTCAGGGGCGCGGGGAACTGTGCGAGACGCGGGCACGGTCCGCGGACGAAAGCGAACCGGGGTTTTAGGGGCGCGAGCAACTACTCAACGGTCCGCGGCCGAAGGCCGACCCACCCCCGGAGGGTCTCGGGAAGGGGCGGGGTGGGGGAGGACAAAGACAGCAACCCATCCACCCATCAGCAACCCAACACCCCCAGCAACCCATCAACCCATCAGCCCGGCAACCCACCAGCACCCTCACAACACCCAAGGAACCCAACCCCAATGGACAGCAACACCCTCATCCCCACCCCCTCCTCCATCCACGCCACCCCCACCTCCACGGGCGCTCTCAGCTCCACTCCCACCCCCACCCCCACCCCCACCCCCGCCCTCACCCCCTCCACCACCCTCCACACCACCCCCGACACCCACCCCCTCGCCGCCCTCCTGCGAAGTACGGTCGGCGCCGCGACCGGGCTCGGGCTGGTGGATGGGGTGGATGGGGTGGATGGGGGCGAGGGAAGTAGTGGACCCGGTGGGGCCGATCGGGTTGTGCTGCGGGTCAGCCCCGACATCGCCGGGCGGCACGGCCCCGAGGGCTACCGGCTCTCGACCGACCGCTCCCTCGAAGACGTCGCCGTGCTCATCGAGGGCGGCACCCCCGCCGGCGTGTTCCGCGGCATGCAGACGCTCCGCCAACTACTCGGCCCCGACGCCTTCCGCAAGGCCCCGCTGCGCAGCGGACAGAGCGAACAGAGCGGCCAGCGCGGACAGAGCGGCCAGCGCGGACAGCACTGGCCGCTGCCCCCGGTCACCATCGAGGACGCACCCCGGTTCGCCTGGCGCGGGCTCATGCTCGACGTGGCACGGCACTTCATGCCGAAGGACGGCGTGCTGCGCTACCTCGACCTCATCGCCGCCCACAAGCTCAACGTCTTCCACTTCCACCTCACCGACGACCAGGGGTGGCGGATCGAGATCAAGCGTTATCCCCGGCTCACCGACGTCGGCGCGTGGCGCGGTCGTACGAAGTGGGGGCATCGCGCATCGCCGCTGTGGGACGAGAAGCCGCACGGGGGTTACTACACCCAGGACGACATCCGCGAGATCGTCGCGTACGCGGCCGAACGGCACATCCGCGTCGTCCCCGAGATCGACCTCCCGGGCCACTCGCAGGCCGCCATCGCCGCGTACCCCGACCTCGGCAACACCGACGTCGTCGACACCGCCTCCCTCTCCGTCTGGGACACCTGGGGCGTCAATCCGAACGTACTCGCCCCCACGGACAACACCCTCCGCTTCTACGAAGGGGTGCTGGAGGAGGTGCTGGATCTGTTTCCCGAGGACGTCTCGCCGTTCATCCACATCGGTGGGGACGAGTGCCCCAAGGAGCAGTGGCAGAAGTCGGACGTCGCGCAGGAGCGGATCCGTGAACTCGGGCTCGCGGGCGAGAACGAGCTCCAGTCCTGGATCATCCGGCACTTCGACGCCTGGCTGAGCGCCCGCGGGCGGCGCCTCATCGGCTGGGACGAGATCCTGGAGGGCGGCCTCGCACCCGGCGCCGCCGTCTCGTCCTGGCGGGGCTACGGCGCCGGGATCGCCGCCGCCGAGGCCGGACACGACGTGGTGATGTGCCCCGAGCAGTACGTGTACTTGGACCACCGGCAGGCCGCGGGCGCCGACGAGCCCGTGCCCATCGGGTTCGTCCGCACCCTTGAGGACGTCTACCGGTTCGAGCCCGTTCCGCCACAGCTCGGCCCCGAGGCCGCCGCCCACATCCTGGGCACCCAGGCCAACGTGTGGACCGAGGTGATGGAGAACCAGTCCCGCGTCGACTACCAGACGTTCCCGCGCCTCGCCGCCTTCGCCGAAGTCGCCTGGAGCGCGCTGCCCGCCCCGGCCCACCGCGACTTCGCCGATTTCGAACGGCGAATGGCCGTCCACTACAAGCGCCTTGACGCGCTCGGCGTCGACTACCGCCCGCCGACCGGCCCGTTGCCGTGGCAGCAGCGCCCCGGCGTGCTCGGACGCCCGATCGAGGGGGCGCCCCCAAACAGGTGAGCCCGTGCCCAACGTGGCCGCCGGGCGGCCCTCTCCCTGGGACCGTGGCCCCGGGGCACGGCCGCCCGGCCGCGACCGGCTGCGAGGAAGACCGCTGTGACCAACACCCGGTGTGCGGAACGAGGCGTACCGCATAAGTCGTACAAGGCTTGCGAAACCGGAACATTCCCCAGGTCGGGGACGGAAGCGCGCTTCGTGGACCCTCCCGTCGGGCGGCACGGAAGATGTGCCAGAGTTGCCACGTCCGGGCTGTGAGCACGTACGGTACGGCCATCAGCAGGTGGCCACAGACGGCACAGTCGTACGGCCGGGACACCGGGAAGGGGCAGCTGGGTTGACCACGCACGCACCGCAGGCGGCGCAGTCGGTGACGCTGCCTGCCTCACTGGACGAGGCCGTGGCGGCGCTCGCGGCCATGCCTGCCGCCGTGCCCGTGGCGGGCGGCACCGATCTGATGGCGGCGGTGAACCGGGGCCTGCTGCGCCCCGCGGGACTCGTCGGACTCGGCCGGATCAACGAGATCCGCGGCTGGCAGTACCAGGACGGCCACGCCCTGCTGGGCGCCGGTCTCACTCATGCCCGCATGGGGCGCCCGGACTTCGCGGCGCTCATTCCGGCGCTCGCCGCGGCCGCGCGCGCCGCGGGCCCCCCGCAGATCCGCAACGCGGGCACGCTCGGCGGCAACATCGCCTCCGCCGCCCCCACCGGTGACGCGCTGCCCGTGCTCGCCGCGCTCGAAGCCACCCTCGTCATCGCGGGCCGCGACGGCGCCCGGCGCGAGATCCCCGTGTCGCACCTGCTGGCCGGCCGGGACATGCTCGCCCCGGCCGAGTTGATCGGTTATGTCCGGGTGCCGCTGCTGCACGCGCCCCAAGTTTTCCTCAAGGCCACCGGCCGCACCGGCCCCGGCCGCGCCACCGCGTCGGTCGCCGTCGTCCTCGATCCGGCCCGCCGCGGAGTGCGCTGTGCGGTCGGCGCGATCGCGCCGATGCCCCTGCGCCCCCTCGAAGCCGAGCACTGGATCGCCTCGCTCATCGACTGGGACGGCGAGCGCGCGGCCCTCGCCCCGGAGGCGCTCGGCGCGTTCGGTGAGTACGTGGCCGCCGCCTGCATCCCGGACCCGGCGCCACCCGCGGACGGCTCACCGCCCCCGCCCCTCTCGCCCGCCGTACTGCATCTGCGGCGCACCGTCGCCGCGTTGGCCCGACGAGCACTGGGGAGGGCGCTGTCGTGACCGACCGCAACAACGAGCACGAGCACGAGCCCGAGCGCGAGCACGAGCCGGAGCGCACGCACGAGCCGGAGCGCACGTACGATCACGGGCCCGGCCAAGGGCATGGTTACGGTTACGGCCAGGCGTCCCGGCACGGTGCCTGGGAGCCGGTTCCGCACGGCGGCGAGTACGAGCCCGACGCGACGGCGTTCGTCCAGCTGCCCCCGGACATGGACCTGATGAGCGGCGCCCCGCTCGCGGCGCCCGGCCACGGCTACGTACCGCCGATGATCGTGCCGCTCACCCCGGCCGCTGCCACGGACCCCGGCGCGACCGGTGTCTGGCGCATCCCGACCGAACTGACCGGCCCCGGCCAGGATGCGCCCGGCGCGTCCGAGGGCGACCCCGCGCCCGGCGCGCAGACCGTCGTGTGGCCGGAGCCCCCCGCGCCCGCGCCGGTGCCGGCCACTGCGACCCAGCCTGCCCACGACCCGTCCACCACGGCCCAGTGGAACTTCGCCGACGAGCCCTCCCTCGCGGGTACCGGCCAGTGGACGATCCCGGTCGTCCGGGATGAACTCCCCGAAGAATCGGGCGAGTTCACCACGTCGTCGCTGATCGAGCAGTGGGGTTCGACCCCACCCGCCACCCTCCCGGGCGGCGCCCCGGCGCCCTGGGCCAACCAGTTCCCGGAGCCCGCGCCGGAGCCCACTCCGGAGCACGGCCCCGTGTCGGAGCACGCGTCCGTGCCCGATCCCGTTCCTGTTGCCGATCCCGAGCGCGAGCCCGAGCCCGATGGCTTCACGCCGGAGCATGCGCCGGGCACGGCCGACCCCGCCGGGCCCCCGGACGCGCCCCGAGCAGCTGAGGCACAGGAAGCACAGGAAGCATCGGCAGCACCTGCTGTGCCGGACGCGCCGGAGGCCCCCGCCCCCGAGCCGCTCCCGGACGAGTCCGTCGCCGTCGAGGCCGTTGAGCCCGTCGCGGCCGTTGAGCCCGTCGCCGAGCCCGCCCCGGACCCCTCCGCCCCGGCCGGCGAATCCGACGTACGCGATGCACCTGACCTTCTCGATGCACCTGGCCTACCCGACGTACCCGACGTACTCCCGGCCCCCGAAGCCGCGGCCGTCGCCCCGGGGCACGACCTGGAGCACCCCCGCGCCTCCTACGTGCTGCGCGTGAACGGCGCCGACCGGCCCGTCACCGAGGCCTGGGTGGGGGAGTCGTTGCTCTACGTGCTGCGCGAGCGGCTCGGGCTCGCGGGCGCCAAGGACGGCTGTTCGCAGGGCGAGTGCGGGGCGTGCAACGTCCAGGTGGACGGGCGGCTCGTCGCCTCCTGCCTGGTGCCCGCCGCGACCACGGCCGGCAGCGAGGTCCGTACTGTCGAGGGGCTCGCCTCCGACGGCGAACCCTCCGACGTGCAGCGGGCCCTGGCCGAGAGCGGGGCCGTGCAGTGCGGCTTCTGCATCCCCGGCATGGCGATGACCGTGCACGACCTGCTCGAAGGCAACCACGCGCCCACCGAGCTCGAAACGCGTCAGGCGCTCTGCGGCAACCTGTGCCGCTGCTCCGGCTACCGCGGCGTGCTCGACGCCGTGAAGGACGTCGTGGCGGGCCGCGAGGCGGCCGGAGCCCTGGCCGAAGAGGCCCGCATTCCGCACCAGGCACCCCCCGGGGCCGGCAGCGCCAAGCCCCCGCACACGCACGACGGAGGCATGGCGTGAGCAACGACGCAGCCACCGCGACGGTCGAAGGCGCCACCTCGGTGGCGGGGCCGGAGCAGCAGCCGCCCGCGCACGGGATCGGCGCGTCGCTCGCGCCCGTCGACGCGCGGGCCAAGACCGAGGGCACCTTCCCCTACGCGGCCGACCTGTGGGCCGAGGGCCTGCTGTGGGCGGCCGTGCTGCGCGCCCCGCACGCGTCCGCACGCATCGTCTCCATCGACACCACGGCCGCCGCCGCCATGCCGGGCGTACGGGCCGTGGTGACCCACGCCGACGTGCCGGGCGACCCGGCGTTCGGCCGGCGCATCGCCGACCGCCCCGTGTTCGCGGCCGAGTTCGTACGCCACCACGGCGAGCCCATCGCCGCCGTGGCCGCCGACCACCCGGACACCGCGCGCCTGGCGGCCGCGGCGATCGCCGTCGAGTACGAGGTGCTCGAACCGGTCACCGACCCGGAGAAGGCGTTCGCGGCCGAACCGCTGCACCCCGACGGCAACTTGATCCGGCACATCCCGCTCCAGTACGGCGACCCCGACGTGACCGGAGAGGTCGTCGTCGAGGGGCTGTACCGGATCGGCCGCCAGGACCCGGCCCCGATCGGCGCCGAGGCGGGCCTCGCCGTGCCGCGCCCCGACGGCGGCGTGGAGCTCTACACCGCTTCCACCGACCCGCACAGCGACCGCGACCTGGCCGCCGCCTGCTTCGGTCTTGAGCCGGACCGCGTCAAGGTCGTCGTCACCGGCGTGCCCGGCGCGACCGGCGACCGCGAGGACCTCGGCTTCCAACTCCCGCTGGGGCTGCTGGCGTTGAGGACCGGCTGCCCGGTCAAGCTGGCCGCCACCCGCGAGGAGTCCTTCCTCGGCCACGCCCACCGCCACCCCACCCTGCTGCGCTACCGCCATCACGCGGACGCAGAGGGCCGCCTGGTCAAGGTCGAGGCACAGATCCTGCTCGACGCGGGGGCCTACGCCGAGGCCTCGTCCGAATCCCTCGCCGCGGCCGTCGCGTTCGCCTGCGGTCCGTACGTCGTGCCGCACGCCTTCGTCGAGGGCTGGGCGGTGCGCACCAACAACCCGCCGTCCGGACACGTCCGGGGCGAGGGCGCGATGCAGGTGTGCGCGGCCTACGAAGGCCAAATGGACAAGCTGGCAGCGAAGTTGGGCATCGACCCGGCCGATCTGCGGATGCGCAACGTGCTCGCGACGGGCGATCTGCTGCCCACCGGCCAGACGGTGACGTGCCCGGCCCCGGTGGCCGAACTCCTCAGCGCAGTAAAGGACTTCCCGCTGCCGGTGCTGCCGAAGGACGCCCCCGAGGACGACTGGCTGCTGCCGGGCGGTCCGGAGGGCGCGGGTGAGCCGGACGCGGTGCGACGCGGAGTCGGCTACGCGCTCGGCATGGTCCACATGCTCGGCGCCGAGGGCACCGACGAGGTCTCCACGGCCACGGTCAAGGTCCACGACGGCGTCGCCACCGTCATCTGCGCGGCCGTCGAGACCGGCCAGGGCTTCACCACGCTCGCCCGCCAGATCGTCCAGGAGACCCTGGGTATCGAGGAAGTGCACGTGGCGCCGGTCGACACCGACCAGCCCCCGGCGGGTCCCGCCACCCACGGCCGCCACACCTGGGTGTCCGGCGGCGCGGTCGAGCGCGCGGCCAAGATGGTCCGCACCCAGCTGCTCCAGCCCCTGGCGCACAAGTTCGGGATGTCCACGGAGCTGCTCCAGATCGCCGACGGCAAGATCACCTCGTACGACGGTGTCCTGTCGACCACCGTCACCGAGGCCATGGACGGCAAGGAACTGTGGGCCACGGCCCAGTGCCGCCCGCACCCCACCGAGCCGCTCGACGAGACGGGCCAGGGCGACGCGTTCGTGGGCCTGGCGTTCTGTGCGATCCGCGCGGTCGTCGACGTCGACATCGAGCTCGGCTCGGTCCGCGTCGTCGAACTCGCCGTGGCACAGGACGTCGGCCGTGTCCTCAACCCCCGCCGGCTCGCGGCCCGCATCGAGGCCGGAGTGACCCAGGGCGTGGGTGCCGCCCTCACCGAGAACCTGCGCACCTCGCGCGGCCGGATCCGCCACCCCGACCTCACGGGCTATGCCCTGCCGACCGCCCTGGACGCCCCAGACATCCGCATCGTGAAGCTCGTCGAGGAACGCGACGTGGTCGCCCCCTTCGGTGCGAAGGCCGCGAGCGCCGTCCCGGTCGTCACCTCCCCGGCCGCGATCGCCTCCGCGGTCCGCGCCGCGACCGGCCGCCCGGTCAACCGCCTCCCGATCAGGCCGCAGGCGGCGGTGGTGCAGGGCTAGGGCCTGTCCGGCGGATCTGGTTGGCTGATGCAAAGATCCGGCCTGTACGGGGAGTTGGCATGGCCTTCGAGGACGAATGGCGCCGGTCGCACGCGAACGCCGCCATCTTCCTGTGCGAGCGCCCTGACCTTCCGAGGGGGCTCTCGCTGCCTCCGTCGGAGAGATATGTCGAGTGGGACATCCTCGGCAGGCCGGGCCCCGGACACGCCCCGCACCCGAGAGGTCCTGGCCGGCCTGCTCAAGCAAGTACGTGCGGTTCGCGCAGCAAAAACTCAAGTGCGCGCACGAATCAAGCAGTTGGAGGCCGTGGCGGGAATCGAACCCGCGTAACTCGCTTTGCAGGCGAGTCCCTGAGCCACTCGGGCACACGGCCATGTGTTGGTGCGTTGTGACGACCGTAGGGGCTGGGGTGCCGGCCGGGGAAGGGGAGGGGGCGGGCTGCAATGCGACTGCCATGTGGCGTTCACGGAAGGGCATGGGCAGGTGTGGGTGGCCGGCGGTGTCTCCGTCCAGCCGGCGGTGTCTCCGTCCATCGGACTAGGGCGGGATCCGTCTTTCGACAGGGGTCAGTGGCCCTTATGGCCCTTACGCTGGGCGGATGAGCGCCCTTGAACCGTCCGACGCCGCCCTCGTCGATCTCCCCTCCGGCGAGGCCGGTGGTGCCGGAGACGGCGGTGCGGGCGGGATCCTCGGGCGTGAGCGCCGCGCGCTGAGTTTCGGGATCATCACCGTCGTGCTGCTCATCGCGTTCGAGGCGACCGCCGTGGGTACGGCGATGCCCGTCGCGGCGCGGGAACTCGGCGGGGTGTCGCTGTACGCGTTCGCCTTCTCCGCGTACTTCACGACGAGCCTGTTCGGGATGGTCGTCGCGGGGCAGTGGGCCGACCGGCGCGGGCCGCTCGGGGCGCTCGGCGTAGGGATCAGCGGGTTCGCGGCGGGGCTGCTGCTGTCCGGGACCGCGCTGAACATGTGGACGTTCATCGCGGGACGTGCCGTGCAGGGGCTCGGCGGAGGTCTGGTCATCGTCGCGCTGTACGTCGTCATGGGGCGGGCCTACCCCGCCCGGCTCCAGCCGACGATCATGGCGGCGTTCGCGGCGGGCTGGGTCGTGCCCTCCGTGGTCGGGCCGCTCGTCGCGGGGACGGTCACCGAACAGCTGGGCTGGCGTTGGGTGTTCATCGGGATCCCGGTGCTCGTGGTGTTCCCGTTGGCGCTCGCGCTGCCCGCGACGCGGCGCATGGCGTCCGGCCCCGCCGATCCGACGGCGCCCGCCGAACCCCTCGACCGGCGCCGGATCAAGCTGGCGCTCGGGATCTCGGTCGGGGCGGGGCTGTTGCAGTACGCGGGGCAGGACCTGAGGTGGCTGTCCGTGCTGCCGTTCGCGGCCGGCGTGGCCCTGCTCGGACCCGCGGTCACCGGACGGCGCGCTCTGCTGCCGCACGGCACGTGGCGGGCGGAGCGGGGGCTGCCGGCGGTGGTGCTGCTGCGGGGGATCGCCGCGGGGTCGTTCATCGCGGCGGAGTCCTTCGTGCCGCTGATGCTCGTCACCCAGCGCGGACTGACCCCCACGATGGCCGGTCTCTCGCTCGCCGTCGGCGGGGCCACGTGGGCGCTGGGCTCCTACGTCCAGGCGCGGCCCCGGATGGAGGCGCACCGGGAGCGGCTGATGGTGACCGGGATGATCCAGGTCGCCCTCGCGATCGTGGCCGCGCCGAGCGTGCTCGTCGCGGCGGTGCCGGTGTGGGTGGTGGCCGTCGCGTGGGGCGTGGGGTGCTTCGGCATGGGCATGGTCATCACCTCGACGAGCGTGCTGCTCCTCAAGCTTTCGGCGCCGCACGAGGCGGGGGCGAACTCCGCGGCGCTCCAGATCTCGGACGGGCTGTCCAACGTGTTGCTGCTCGCGGCGGGTGGGGCGGGGTTTGCGGCGCTGGGGGGTGGGGCGGTGGCGGGGGCCGCGGGGGTTGCGGGGGCGCACCCGGGGGCGTTTTTGGTGGTGTTTCTGCCGATG
Encoded here:
- a CDS encoding DUF3039 domain-containing protein, coding for MSTLEPERGAGTGTLVEPTPQVSNGDGDHERFAHYVQKDKIMASALDGTPVVALCGKVWVPGRDPKKYPVCPMCKEIYESMSAGGDKDKGGKDKK
- a CDS encoding extracellular solute-binding protein; the protein is MGRISAVKLPETSKLSARTAFPLAALALVALAACAPQTSGDGAKGDDKNGTLRVWLFQEVSNGPKQKVVDRAVAAFEQAHHGADVQVEYIPVDTRAQRIKAAFNDPGSAPDLIEYGNTDTAGYVKDGGLADVSAEFAAWSEAKDTDPTAKQSVTVGGKVYGAPLFVGVRALYYRTDVLKDLGIAVPKTQDELIATAKKIHRAQPGLYGLAVGGAYTYGALPFLWANGGELATENGGKYTSALDGDAARKGIAAYTSLFGDDNCPAAKCAQMGGNATVTAFANGKAAMAIGGDFNHAAVEAGTVKGKYAVVPLPGLAPGSVAPAFAGGNNIGVLKSSSHRTLAVALMEQLTGKATQREMFDAMGFLPTYTDVRADVAKKQPFVEPFVRTLAAGAKFVPASPGWGQIDSSLVLPTMFQEVVSGKKDVATASSDAAKKMNEAFGAAG
- a CDS encoding carbohydrate ABC transporter permease, with amino-acid sequence MTAERGAAARTTAAPKPPSRRPRGGARGRALRGAGWTPWLYLAPALAVLGALLVYPVCQLGLISFLQYTQAQVSGGEPTRFQGLDNYATLFSDSQFWSVLLATLVFAAACVLSTLAIGCALAVLLTRVRALPRLALMLAALGAWATPAITGSTVWMFLFDPDFGPVNRVLGLGDHSWTYGRYSAFLLVLLEVVWCSFPFVMITVYAGIRAIPGEVLEAAALDGASQWRIWRSVMAPMLRPILTVVTIQSVIWDFKVFTQIYVMTNGGGIAGQNLVLNVYAYQKAFASSQYSLGSAIGVVMLLILLGATLIYLRLLRRERDGEEL
- a CDS encoding carbohydrate ABC transporter permease, with protein sequence MGSGTATASALAAWRRRPGRLVAEGVAVLVAVVVAFPLYWMVLSAFKPAGEVQSAHPRPWTLSPSLDSFRRVFTQEDFGRYFLNSLVVAGSVVVLSALIAFLAATAVTRFRFRFRTTLLIMFLVAQMVPVEALTIPLFFLMRDMGQLNTLGSLILPHLAFSLPFAIWMLRGFVKGVPVALEEAAALDGASRTRFLWQILFPLVFPGLVATSVFSFISAWNDFLFAKSFIISDTSQSTLPMALLVFFKPDENDWGGIMAGSTVMTVPVLVLFVVVQRRLVLGVGGAVK
- a CDS encoding beta-N-acetylhexosaminidase; protein product: MDSNTLIPTPSSIHATPTSTGALSSTPTPTPTPTPALTPSTTLHTTPDTHPLAALLRSTVGAATGLGLVDGVDGVDGGEGSSGPGGADRVVLRVSPDIAGRHGPEGYRLSTDRSLEDVAVLIEGGTPAGVFRGMQTLRQLLGPDAFRKAPLRSGQSEQSGQRGQSGQRGQHWPLPPVTIEDAPRFAWRGLMLDVARHFMPKDGVLRYLDLIAAHKLNVFHFHLTDDQGWRIEIKRYPRLTDVGAWRGRTKWGHRASPLWDEKPHGGYYTQDDIREIVAYAAERHIRVVPEIDLPGHSQAAIAAYPDLGNTDVVDTASLSVWDTWGVNPNVLAPTDNTLRFYEGVLEEVLDLFPEDVSPFIHIGGDECPKEQWQKSDVAQERIRELGLAGENELQSWIIRHFDAWLSARGRRLIGWDEILEGGLAPGAAVSSWRGYGAGIAAAEAGHDVVMCPEQYVYLDHRQAAGADEPVPIGFVRTLEDVYRFEPVPPQLGPEAAAHILGTQANVWTEVMENQSRVDYQTFPRLAAFAEVAWSALPAPAHRDFADFERRMAVHYKRLDALGVDYRPPTGPLPWQQRPGVLGRPIEGAPPNR